One segment of Gemmatimonadota bacterium DNA contains the following:
- a CDS encoding rhodanese-like domain-containing protein, translating to MAPLSVPTIAAQEETEDNTVFWLTTLNMIRAKFPGVPQLSTDNLQTWLDESGKAPSGQSRSGQAPSERPLLLDVREKEEYEVSHLKDAVLATSEKEALEALEDIPSDRPVVLYCSVGYRSSEMAGSLQKKGYQKVYNLEGSIFAWANEGKPVYRGGERVRVVHPYDRVWGKLLKKVLRAW from the coding sequence ATGGCCCCTCTTTCCGTACCCACCATCGCCGCGCAGGAAGAAACAGAGGATAACACCGTGTTCTGGTTGACCACACTGAATATGATCCGTGCGAAGTTCCCAGGGGTCCCGCAGCTTTCCACCGACAACTTGCAGACCTGGTTGGATGAATCCGGGAAGGCTCCGTCGGGGCAGTCTCGGTCTGGACAGGCACCGTCGGAGCGTCCGCTGCTCCTGGATGTGCGGGAGAAGGAAGAATACGAGGTCAGCCACTTAAAGGACGCTGTTCTTGCCACGTCCGAGAAGGAGGCGCTTGAAGCGCTTGAAGACATTCCGTCGGACCGACCCGTCGTGCTCTACTGTTCCGTGGGCTACCGGTCATCGGAGATGGCCGGTAGCCTGCAGAAGAAGGGATACCAGAAAGTCTACAACCTGGAAGGATCGATCTTCGCTTGGGCCAACGAGGGGAAGCCCGTCTACCGCGGGGGTGAGCGCGTGCGCGTCGTCCATCCATACGACCGGGTCTGGGGCAAGCTGCTCAAAAAGGTACTTAGGGCCTGGTAA
- a CDS encoding ATP-binding protein — protein sequence MIKRDLATELKRAARQFPSITLTGPRQSGKTTLCRTLFPGHAYVTLEATDVRSLARDDPRGFLSRFTEGAIIDEVQRVPDLLSYLQGVIDEEPVPGRWILTGSQNLSLLESVSQSLAGRTAVHHLLPLSRGEVERFDRFPVTLEESLLAGTYPRIFDRGLQPEDWFRSYVATYLERDVRSINNVGDLTTFQRFVELCAGRSAQLVNYSSLASDCGVSQPTAKSWLTILETSFLVFRLPAFHANIRKRLVKMPKLHFYDTGLVCWLLGIRTPGQLRNHPLRGAIFETWVASEIMKHRINRGDLHRLSFYRDRNGVEVDLIIEHPTHRTLVEVKSAETVSSNLFAGLQRVQKHLAESAHPDTAVVVYGGDQLQHLSSGWLIPWSGLHKADFWKEEL from the coding sequence ATGATTAAACGAGACCTCGCTACGGAACTAAAACGTGCGGCGCGCCAGTTCCCGTCGATTACGCTTACCGGACCTCGTCAGAGCGGCAAGACCACACTGTGCCGGACACTGTTTCCCGGGCACGCCTACGTAACCCTCGAAGCGACGGACGTACGCTCTCTCGCAAGGGATGATCCCCGGGGGTTTCTGAGCCGATTCACCGAAGGCGCCATCATCGACGAGGTGCAGCGCGTCCCCGACCTGCTGTCCTATTTGCAGGGCGTGATCGACGAAGAACCGGTGCCCGGCCGCTGGATCCTCACGGGATCGCAAAACCTCTCTTTACTCGAATCGGTAAGCCAGTCGCTTGCAGGGAGAACGGCTGTACATCATTTGCTTCCTTTGAGCCGCGGTGAGGTCGAACGTTTTGACCGTTTTCCCGTCACGCTCGAAGAGTCGCTGCTCGCCGGGACATACCCGCGTATATTCGATCGTGGACTGCAACCCGAGGACTGGTTCAGGTCCTATGTCGCCACGTACCTCGAGCGTGACGTGCGCTCCATCAACAACGTCGGCGACCTGACGACGTTTCAAAGATTCGTGGAACTGTGTGCGGGAAGATCGGCGCAACTGGTCAACTACTCCTCACTGGCCAGCGACTGCGGCGTATCACAGCCAACGGCCAAATCCTGGCTCACCATACTCGAGACCAGTTTTCTCGTCTTCCGCTTGCCGGCGTTTCACGCGAATATACGCAAGCGTCTTGTGAAAATGCCGAAGCTGCACTTCTACGACACGGGGCTCGTCTGTTGGCTGCTGGGTATTCGTACACCTGGACAACTGAGGAACCATCCTCTGCGCGGCGCAATCTTCGAAACATGGGTTGCATCGGAAATCATGAAACACAGGATAAACCGCGGCGACCTCCACAGGCTCAGTTTTTACCGCGACCGCAACGGTGTTGAAGTCGATCTCATCATCGAACATCCGACTCATCGAACACTCGTCGAGGTAAAGTCGGCCGAAACGGTATCATCGAATCTGTTCGCCGGACTGCAAAGGGTCCAGAAGCATCTTGCCGAATCAGCTCATCCCGATACCGCAGTCGTAGTTTATGGCGGCGACCAACTTCAACATCTTTCCTCGGGATGGCTGATACCCTGGAGCGGACTTCACAAGGCGGATTTCTGGAAAGAGGAGCTATAA
- a CDS encoding class I SAM-dependent DNA methyltransferase: MRLSWNEVRTRAKAFADEWRDAAYEKGETQSFYNEFFQIFGVRRRSVARYEEHVKKLNNSQGFIDLFWPGVLIVEQKSAGRDLDSAYEQAGAYFDSLPEHEKPRYILVSDFQHFTLRDLDEQETVSFELGELHKRVEAFGFIMGVQRKTFRDQDPVNIRAAELVGKLHDALDSVGYKGQDLERFLVRIVFCLFADDTGIFETRDQFSDFVETRTSEDGSDLGALMTELFQVLDTLESERISTRDEDLLRFPFVNGRLFEGTLRIPAFDTAMRGLVLEACKFNWSDISPAIFGALFQSVMDPDERRAQGAHYTTEKNILKVIEPLFMDDLRAEFVRLKARRDSRRVHELRRFQRSLSNLRFFDPACGCGNFLIIAYRELRLLEIEVMREIRASTGDTGQEALDVEWLSVVNVDQFYGIELGEFSARIAETALWMMDHIMNNRLSLEFGRTYTRIPLSTSPHIVKGDALETDWSALLPPEECAFVFGNPPFVGAKFQSTEKREQVRRIASLGKSGGTLDYVTAWFIKAGEYVQAGKARIGFVSTNSITQGEQVAQLWPILFERGKLEIAFAHRTFAWGSDARGKAHVHVVIIGLDRREALRSEKRLFSYPDINGDPEETQHGMLSPYLFDAGGLVNPHLMVREESRPVNGMPQLIVGSQPIDNGNYIFGDDERKKFLEAEPNAVGFLHPFVGAREHLHGVQRWILALQQASPMTLRGLPLVRERMTSVREFRSESKRKSTLAIAGFPTRYNLEVIPTSPFLVIPRVSSERREFLPIGWMKPPTIPSDAVLVLENASLSEFALLTSSMHMAWLRHVGGRLKSDYRYSIGLVYNTFPMPDEGTDLQNLNPLAQAVLDARTAHLDATLADLYDPDLMPSDLRKAHQALDRAVDRLYRPRRFASERERVEHLFVLYERMCSPLDLKNR; encoded by the coding sequence ATGCGTCTGTCATGGAACGAGGTCCGAACGCGCGCCAAGGCCTTCGCCGACGAATGGCGCGACGCCGCCTACGAGAAGGGTGAGACGCAGTCGTTTTATAACGAATTCTTCCAGATCTTCGGCGTGCGACGACGCAGCGTTGCGCGCTACGAAGAGCACGTGAAGAAGTTGAACAACAGTCAAGGCTTCATCGACCTGTTCTGGCCGGGCGTACTGATCGTCGAACAGAAGAGCGCCGGGCGTGACCTCGATAGTGCCTATGAGCAGGCAGGTGCCTATTTTGACTCCCTACCCGAGCACGAAAAACCCCGCTACATCCTGGTCAGCGACTTTCAGCACTTCACGCTTCGAGATCTCGACGAACAGGAGACCGTCTCCTTCGAACTCGGTGAACTTCACAAGCGCGTAGAGGCCTTCGGCTTCATCATGGGCGTGCAGCGCAAGACTTTCCGGGATCAGGACCCGGTCAACATTAGGGCGGCCGAACTGGTTGGAAAGTTGCACGATGCGCTCGATTCAGTCGGATACAAAGGGCAGGATCTCGAACGGTTTCTCGTTCGGATCGTCTTCTGCCTCTTCGCCGACGACACCGGGATCTTCGAAACGCGCGATCAGTTCAGTGATTTTGTCGAGACGCGGACGAGTGAGGACGGCTCCGACCTGGGCGCACTCATGACCGAACTGTTCCAAGTGCTCGACACGCTGGAGAGCGAACGCATTTCGACGCGGGACGAAGACCTCTTGCGGTTCCCCTTCGTCAACGGCAGGCTCTTCGAAGGGACACTGCGCATACCCGCCTTCGACACCGCCATGCGTGGCTTGGTGCTGGAAGCGTGCAAATTCAACTGGTCGGACATCTCGCCAGCGATATTCGGGGCCTTGTTCCAGTCTGTTATGGATCCGGACGAGCGCAGAGCCCAGGGGGCGCACTACACCACCGAGAAGAACATCCTAAAAGTAATCGAACCGCTGTTTATGGACGACCTGCGGGCGGAGTTCGTGCGGTTGAAGGCCCGCAGGGACAGCAGACGGGTCCACGAACTCCGACGGTTCCAGCGCAGCCTGAGTAACTTAAGGTTCTTCGACCCGGCCTGCGGGTGCGGGAACTTTCTGATTATCGCATATAGGGAACTACGCCTGCTCGAAATCGAAGTAATGCGGGAGATCCGGGCGTCCACTGGCGACACCGGACAAGAAGCGCTGGACGTGGAATGGCTTTCGGTGGTGAACGTGGACCAGTTCTACGGCATCGAGCTGGGGGAGTTCTCCGCCCGCATCGCTGAGACGGCGCTGTGGATGATGGACCACATCATGAACAACCGGCTGAGCCTCGAGTTCGGCCGGACCTATACGCGCATCCCCTTGAGCACGTCGCCCCATATCGTCAAGGGGGACGCGCTCGAGACCGACTGGTCTGCCCTGCTACCACCGGAGGAGTGCGCATTCGTCTTCGGCAACCCACCCTTCGTGGGGGCGAAGTTCCAATCAACCGAAAAGCGCGAGCAGGTAAGACGGATCGCTTCGCTCGGCAAATCCGGCGGCACCCTCGACTACGTAACCGCTTGGTTCATCAAGGCCGGGGAATACGTTCAGGCAGGCAAGGCCCGCATCGGCTTCGTTTCGACCAACTCGATCACACAGGGCGAGCAGGTGGCGCAGCTCTGGCCGATCCTATTCGAACGCGGCAAACTGGAGATTGCTTTCGCGCACCGCACCTTCGCGTGGGGATCCGACGCGCGAGGCAAGGCCCACGTCCACGTCGTGATCATCGGTCTCGACCGACGGGAAGCCTTACGGTCCGAAAAGCGACTTTTCAGCTACCCGGACATCAACGGCGACCCCGAGGAGACGCAGCACGGAATGCTTTCGCCTTACCTCTTCGACGCAGGAGGATTGGTGAACCCGCATCTGATGGTACGGGAGGAGAGCAGGCCAGTCAACGGGATGCCGCAACTGATTGTCGGTTCGCAACCCATTGATAACGGTAACTACATTTTTGGTGATGACGAACGCAAAAAGTTCCTCGAGGCGGAACCGAATGCGGTGGGATTCCTTCATCCCTTTGTTGGCGCGCGAGAGCATCTTCATGGCGTTCAACGTTGGATATTGGCATTACAACAAGCATCACCCATGACATTGAGGGGACTACCCCTTGTGCGAGAACGAATGACATCTGTTCGCGAATTTCGGTCAGAGAGTAAGAGGAAGAGTACGTTGGCTATCGCTGGTTTTCCAACACGATACAACTTAGAAGTGATTCCAACATCACCGTTTCTTGTCATCCCCAGGGTAAGTTCAGAGCGCCGCGAGTTTTTACCAATAGGTTGGATGAAACCACCAACGATCCCGAGCGATGCGGTTTTAGTGCTTGAAAACGCTTCTCTGTCCGAATTCGCACTGCTAACCTCTTCTATGCACATGGCCTGGCTTCGTCACGTAGGTGGCCGGCTCAAGAGTGATTATCGCTATTCCATCGGCCTCGTATACAACACTTTTCCCATGCCTGATGAAGGAACGGATTTACAAAACCTGAACCCGTTGGCGCAAGCCGTGCTCGACGCCCGCACCGCCCATCTGGACGCAACCCTGGCTGACCTGTACGATCCGGACCTGATGCCGTCCGATCTGCGCA